In Lentibacillus amyloliquefaciens, one DNA window encodes the following:
- a CDS encoding DUF421 domain-containing protein, translated as MEFDWMWKAVLIVIAGTFLLRMAGRKSISQMTLPQTVIMIGIGSLLIQPVAGSNVWVTIAVGVIFIATLFIMEYVQVKGNIFEKIITGKSKVLIENGTLNEKNMKKLRMTVDQLEMNLRMQNIKKLDDVEWATLEPNGQVGFSLKNDAQPVTKKEFNQLASDVQEILNQVNTNSQINQLRTKLNDLNKQIAEMQTQRNMFKELDEKDPDGTSPKHLQ; from the coding sequence ATGGAATTTGATTGGATGTGGAAAGCAGTCCTTATTGTGATTGCGGGCACGTTTCTGTTGAGAATGGCAGGCAGGAAGTCGATTTCACAGATGACGCTTCCGCAGACAGTCATCATGATTGGGATCGGTTCATTATTAATTCAGCCGGTAGCCGGGAGTAATGTCTGGGTCACGATAGCTGTTGGAGTGATTTTTATTGCAACTTTATTTATTATGGAGTACGTACAGGTAAAAGGAAACATATTTGAAAAAATCATCACAGGCAAATCAAAAGTATTGATCGAAAATGGAACCCTCAATGAAAAAAACATGAAAAAACTTCGCATGACCGTTGACCAGCTTGAAATGAATTTGCGCATGCAGAACATAAAAAAGTTAGATGACGTGGAATGGGCTACTCTCGAACCGAATGGTCAGGTTGGCTTCAGTCTTAAAAATGACGCGCAGCCTGTCACAAAAAAAGAATTTAACCAGTTGGCTTCAGACGTTCAGGAAATCTTGAACCAGGTAAATACGAACTCGCAGATAAATCAGCTCAGAACAAAACTTAATGATCTCAACAAACAAATTGCTGAAATGCAAACACAACGTAATATGTTTAAAGAACTTGATGAAAAAGACCCGGATGGTACCTCGCCAAAACACTTGCAGTAA
- a CDS encoding Na+/H+ antiporter NhaC family protein, which translates to MDWLSLIPFVIVIGLSIWLKKILPGLVLGVLVGGILTEFSILTGTQKSVDYIVTTLSDANNIKIVAFLYLFGGLIGMMRISGGIKGFSEWIGDKIESQRGLLSLIWLTLPFTFMMPMFRIMMIGPVVKSLMKDMSIPKRKVGFTMDVSTSSVIVLLPVATAFVGFMVSLVESGVQKYNLNMDPYHIFLLSILFNFFAIVMLIIGLIRTFWSRGDKERVKEQTAKGQDDKHDYHRSGIEKELSTVKAQPWNLIVPLFLLLGLTLFLLWQDGKAKGADTFFQAFSEGDATFVMLLGVFVTLILTFVFYMIRRQSMSETIYHFYDGGNQLMQAIVLLILVWALSLVTEDLGFSQFINATLGSFLPAFTIPAIVFVLGAVVSYFIGSSWGTWGIIMPLGMALAISTGASIPLTVGAVFASGSFGAMTSPLGDTTITTASILEMPLVDYARYKLKFCSVGAGIAAVIYVGAGFLLG; encoded by the coding sequence ATGGATTGGCTTTCCTTAATCCCATTTGTGATTGTAATCGGCCTTTCGATCTGGCTGAAAAAAATACTGCCCGGCCTGGTACTGGGCGTCCTTGTCGGCGGCATATTGACTGAATTCAGCATCCTCACCGGCACGCAGAAATCAGTCGACTACATTGTCACAACATTATCAGATGCCAATAACATTAAAATTGTCGCCTTTCTTTATTTATTCGGCGGTTTAATTGGCATGATGCGCATTTCAGGTGGTATTAAAGGGTTTTCTGAATGGATTGGCGACAAAATAGAGTCCCAGCGCGGTCTGCTTAGTTTAATCTGGCTGACATTGCCATTCACCTTCATGATGCCAATGTTCAGGATCATGATGATTGGACCGGTTGTGAAATCACTCATGAAAGATATGAGCATCCCCAAACGTAAAGTCGGCTTCACAATGGATGTGTCGACGAGTTCGGTTATTGTGCTTTTACCGGTTGCTACAGCATTTGTTGGTTTCATGGTTTCACTCGTTGAAAGCGGTGTGCAAAAATACAACCTTAATATGGACCCTTACCATATCTTTTTGCTGAGTATTTTGTTTAATTTCTTTGCGATTGTCATGCTGATTATCGGACTCATCCGTACATTCTGGTCACGCGGCGATAAAGAACGGGTGAAGGAACAAACAGCAAAGGGACAGGATGATAAGCATGACTATCACCGCTCAGGCATCGAGAAAGAGCTGTCAACGGTTAAAGCACAGCCCTGGAACTTAATTGTACCGCTGTTTTTACTCCTTGGTCTGACATTATTTCTTTTATGGCAGGATGGTAAAGCTAAAGGGGCGGATACATTTTTCCAGGCATTTTCAGAAGGTGATGCGACATTTGTGATGCTTTTGGGCGTATTTGTAACACTTATTTTGACATTTGTTTTTTATATGATTCGCCGGCAGTCAATGTCTGAGACAATTTATCATTTTTATGATGGCGGCAACCAGCTTATGCAAGCAATTGTCTTGCTGATTCTTGTGTGGGCATTATCACTCGTAACAGAAGATCTTGGTTTTTCACAATTTATCAATGCAACACTAGGTTCATTCCTGCCTGCATTCACCATACCGGCAATTGTCTTTGTCCTCGGTGCTGTTGTCAGTTATTTCATCGGGTCTTCATGGGGGACATGGGGGATTATTATGCCGCTTGGGATGGCACTGGCAATCTCAACAGGCGCATCAATACCGCTGACGGTTGGTGCCGTGTTTGCCAGCGGTTCATTTGGTGCGATGACCTCTCCGCTCGGTGATACAACAATTACCACTGCTTCTATCCTGGAGATGCCCCTTGTCGATTATGCACGTTACAAACTGAAGTTCTGTTCAGTGGGAGCGGGGATAGCCGCAGTCATTTATGTGGGAGCAGGATTTTTGCTTGGATGA
- the dapA gene encoding 4-hydroxy-tetrahydrodipicolinate synthase: protein MNFGQVLTAMVTPFDQNGHVDFNKTRSLVNYLIANGSDGLVVAGTTGESPTLTNNEKLDLFRFVAQVANGRAAIIAGTGSNSTHTSIELTQQAEATGVDAVMLTTPYYNKPSQEGLYEHYKAVAQATSLPVMLYNVPGRSAVAIAPETIIRLSEVSNIVSVKEASGDLDAMTEIISKTSDNFTLYSGDDSLTLPVLAIGGNGVISVAAHVIGSEMQEMITCFNNGDVKRAATIHQETLPVMKALFKQPSPSPVKAALNMMGINVGDVRLPMMPLTDEENHQLKQMLPSAKVTEAG, encoded by the coding sequence ATGAATTTTGGTCAGGTTTTAACTGCGATGGTAACCCCATTCGATCAAAATGGGCATGTCGATTTCAACAAAACACGTTCATTGGTAAATTACTTAATTGCAAATGGCTCTGACGGATTAGTCGTGGCAGGGACGACAGGTGAATCCCCGACCCTGACAAATAATGAAAAATTGGACTTGTTTCGTTTCGTCGCCCAAGTAGCAAATGGACGGGCAGCCATTATTGCAGGAACAGGTTCAAACAGCACGCATACTTCTATTGAACTGACTCAGCAAGCTGAGGCAACTGGTGTCGACGCTGTCATGCTCACAACACCTTATTACAACAAACCTTCACAGGAAGGCCTTTATGAGCACTATAAAGCAGTTGCACAAGCGACATCCTTGCCTGTCATGCTTTATAATGTCCCGGGTAGAAGCGCCGTGGCAATTGCACCGGAAACGATTATCCGGCTGTCCGAAGTCAGTAACATCGTGTCGGTGAAAGAAGCGAGCGGCGACCTTGATGCTATGACTGAGATCATCAGTAAAACATCTGATAACTTCACCCTATACAGTGGTGATGACAGTCTGACACTCCCTGTTTTGGCAATTGGCGGAAACGGCGTCATCTCTGTAGCTGCACACGTCATTGGTAGCGAAATGCAAGAAATGATTACCTGTTTTAATAATGGTGATGTCAAGCGGGCAGCAACGATCCATCAGGAAACACTCCCTGTCATGAAGGCGTTGTTTAAACAGCCGAGTCCTTCCCCGGTGAAAGCCGCCTTAAATATGATGGGCATTAACGTTGGAGACGTCCGTCTTCCAATGATGCCGCTGACGGACGAGGAAAATCATCAATTAAAACAAATGCTGCCATCAGCCAAAGTAACCGAAGCAGGCTGA
- a CDS encoding BCCT family transporter, with translation MNKNLIDWPTFFGALFLLLAVSIPLAVFPETGKEFVNIANDFMTGNFGVLYLIFGLAAFAFLIFVAFSKNGHIKLGDKNEDKEFGTISWAAMLFAAGIGSSILYWGMIEWAYYYQGPPFGVEGESQEAMEWATAYGIFHWGPIAWAIYTLPALPIAYFYYVRKKPVLKISEAVRPVLGRLVDTPLGVVIDVLFMFGLMGGAGTTLALGTPMIAEGVNDITGLPVNLTLKAVIMLICAAIFAISAYSGLRNGIRVLSDINLWLAIFVLTFIFVFGPSLFISETAFTSIGLIIDNFFKMATWLEPFANVDGFTETAFPEAWTVFYWAWWLVYAPFVGLFVARISRGRTIQEMIFGTMVYGTLGCVLFFGIMGNFGLHLQISGQFDVIGFMNENSAPAAIIAILNQLPLAWMMVTVFTILAIIFLATTFDSSSYILSAVVQKEVKAEPLRWNRLFWAFTLCLMPLVLMFVGDLQTLQTASIVAGFPVLFIMGLLAWSFMRASNEDIRATKDYQPPTIHIDKEIKRKKRRSALEALEDKDLDD, from the coding sequence ATGAACAAAAATTTGATCGACTGGCCGACATTTTTCGGTGCTTTATTTCTGCTGCTTGCCGTCTCCATACCGTTGGCGGTTTTTCCTGAAACCGGAAAAGAATTCGTCAATATAGCAAATGATTTTATGACCGGCAATTTTGGTGTCTTATATTTAATTTTCGGTCTGGCTGCTTTTGCCTTTCTGATTTTTGTTGCATTCAGCAAAAACGGCCATATCAAACTTGGTGATAAAAATGAGGACAAAGAATTTGGCACAATATCGTGGGCAGCCATGCTGTTTGCTGCCGGTATCGGTTCGAGCATCCTTTACTGGGGGATGATCGAATGGGCCTACTATTACCAGGGACCGCCATTTGGTGTTGAAGGTGAATCACAGGAGGCCATGGAATGGGCAACGGCATACGGAATTTTTCATTGGGGTCCTATTGCCTGGGCAATATATACATTACCGGCATTGCCGATAGCTTACTTCTATTATGTCCGGAAAAAGCCGGTTCTGAAAATAAGTGAAGCCGTCAGACCTGTTCTCGGCAGGCTGGTCGACACACCGCTTGGGGTTGTCATTGATGTTCTGTTCATGTTTGGTCTGATGGGCGGTGCCGGAACGACCCTGGCACTCGGAACACCCATGATCGCAGAAGGTGTGAATGATATAACCGGTCTACCGGTAAACTTAACATTGAAAGCTGTCATCATGCTCATTTGTGCCGCGATATTTGCTATCAGCGCATACTCAGGTCTGCGGAACGGAATCAGAGTGCTGAGTGATATCAATCTTTGGCTCGCAATTTTTGTGCTCACCTTTATTTTTGTGTTCGGTCCATCGTTATTTATCAGCGAAACAGCCTTTACGAGTATTGGTCTGATTATCGACAACTTTTTTAAAATGGCGACATGGCTTGAGCCGTTTGCAAATGTTGACGGTTTTACTGAAACAGCATTTCCGGAAGCATGGACGGTTTTCTACTGGGCATGGTGGCTTGTCTATGCACCATTTGTGGGATTATTTGTTGCCCGCATTTCGCGCGGCCGGACCATTCAGGAAATGATTTTCGGTACAATGGTTTACGGTACGCTCGGCTGTGTGCTGTTTTTTGGGATTATGGGAAATTTCGGCTTGCATCTGCAAATATCCGGCCAATTTGATGTTATTGGCTTCATGAATGAAAATAGCGCACCTGCTGCCATCATCGCCATTCTGAATCAGCTGCCATTGGCGTGGATGATGGTGACTGTGTTTACGATTCTCGCGATCATTTTCCTTGCGACAACGTTTGACTCGTCGTCCTATATCCTGTCAGCCGTCGTCCAAAAAGAAGTCAAAGCCGAGCCATTGCGCTGGAACCGACTTTTCTGGGCATTCACCTTATGCCTGATGCCGCTTGTATTAATGTTCGTCGGTGACTTGCAGACGTTGCAGACAGCCAGTATTGTCGCCGGATTCCCGGTTCTGTTTATTATGGGACTCCTGGCTTGGTCATTCATGCGGGCATCCAATGAAGATATCCGTGCAACCAAGGATTATCAGCCACCAACCATTCATATTGACAAGGAAATAAAGCGGAAGAAAAGAAGGTCCGCACTGGAGGCTTTAGAGGATAAGGACCTCGATGACTAG
- the rlmN gene encoding 23S rRNA (adenine(2503)-C(2))-methyltransferase RlmN gives MSKKSIYGLTYEALQDWLTNHDQRRFRADQVWNWLYKKRINDFSDMRNVNKETIALLEENFVLHTTKEELRQESEDGTIKYLFRLSDGNLVETVLMRFNYGLSVCVTTQVGCNIGCSFCASGLLRKNRDLNSSEIVEQIVNVQKDMDIKESDERVSHIVVMGIGEPFDNFNNLMDFINVVNDDAGLNIGARHITVSTSGLAHKIYEWADTGTQVNLAISLHAPNNELRTSIMKINRAFPIEKLMKAVDYYLERVNRRITYEYIMLKGVNDHKEDAEELIELLSDKRHLSYVNLIPYNTVSEHDQYQRSDSSTIQAFYETLKENGLNCGVRWENGADIDAACGQLRSKQVKKETAG, from the coding sequence ATGAGCAAGAAATCCATTTACGGATTGACATATGAAGCATTGCAGGATTGGCTGACAAATCATGACCAGCGTCGTTTTCGCGCTGATCAGGTGTGGAATTGGCTTTACAAAAAGCGGATAAACGACTTTTCTGATATGAGAAACGTGAACAAAGAAACGATTGCACTGCTTGAAGAAAATTTTGTTCTCCATACGACAAAGGAAGAACTGAGGCAGGAATCCGAGGACGGGACGATCAAGTACTTATTCAGACTGTCAGACGGTAATCTGGTTGAAACAGTTTTAATGCGATTCAATTATGGGCTGTCGGTTTGTGTAACGACTCAGGTTGGCTGCAATATCGGCTGTTCGTTCTGTGCGAGCGGATTGCTCCGGAAAAATCGTGATTTGAACAGCAGTGAAATTGTTGAACAGATCGTTAATGTGCAGAAAGATATGGATATAAAGGAAAGCGACGAGCGCGTCAGCCATATTGTTGTAATGGGGATTGGCGAGCCGTTTGATAATTTCAATAACCTGATGGATTTCATCAATGTTGTAAATGATGACGCCGGTCTGAATATCGGTGCGCGTCACATCACAGTATCAACAAGTGGACTGGCGCATAAGATTTATGAATGGGCTGATACTGGGACTCAAGTTAATTTGGCTATTTCTTTGCACGCGCCGAATAATGAGTTAAGAACATCGATTATGAAAATCAACCGGGCCTTTCCGATTGAAAAGCTGATGAAAGCTGTTGATTACTATCTGGAACGGGTGAATCGGCGGATCACATACGAATACATCATGCTTAAAGGCGTCAATGACCATAAGGAGGATGCTGAAGAGTTGATTGAACTTCTGTCAGATAAACGTCACCTGTCTTATGTGAATCTGATTCCGTACAACACGGTCAGTGAGCATGATCAGTATCAGCGCAGTGATTCGTCAACTATCCAGGCTTTCTATGAAACGCTGAAGGAAAACGGACTTAACTGCGGTGTCCGCTGGGAAAACGGTGCAGATATTGATGCCGCATGCGGGCAGCTGAGAAGTAAACAAGTTAAAAAGGAAACTGCGGGTTAA
- a CDS encoding flavodoxin → MIIAYLSYSGNTKETAELVADYLASDGVLADMHRIGIDPPIDASAYDLIFIGTFTWEKGATPDEVKDFVLEVGYKPDNVAVFGTGDTQFGGDELYCRAVDKLVTFYESKWYGLKIEQSPRGSQEQLVQEWLEGVLKDVKSLT, encoded by the coding sequence ATGATAATCGCCTATTTATCATACAGCGGCAATACGAAGGAAACGGCTGAATTGGTCGCTGATTATCTGGCGTCAGATGGCGTGTTGGCGGATATGCACAGGATTGGCATTGATCCGCCGATTGACGCATCCGCTTACGATTTGATTTTCATCGGAACGTTTACGTGGGAGAAGGGCGCGACCCCTGATGAGGTAAAAGATTTTGTATTGGAGGTCGGCTATAAACCGGATAATGTTGCTGTGTTCGGGACCGGGGATACGCAATTTGGCGGTGATGAGTTGTATTGCCGGGCGGTGGATAAACTGGTCACATTTTACGAGAGCAAATGGTACGGTTTGAAAATCGAGCAGTCACCCCGCGGCTCACAGGAACAATTGGTACAAGAATGGCTGGAAGGAGTGCTTAAAGATGTCAAAAGTCTTACTTGA
- a CDS encoding LLM class flavin-dependent oxidoreductase, protein MPNKTFNNIPLSVLDLAPVLEGFTPEQSFKNSVDLAQNTEKFGFNRYWLAEHHNMPGIASSATSLLIGHIAGATNEMRVGSGGVMLPNHASLIIAEQFGTLETLYPGRIDLGLGRAPGTDQATAYALRRTLNQRVEDYPMQVEELENYFAGTAAVHSVPGEGLKIPIWLLGSSGFSAQMSAQKGLPFSFASHFAPDNTVAAMNMYRENFTPSDLMDKPYAMIGVNVIAADTEDEAKYLATTQQEQTLSIRRGTPEKLQPPIENPDEAWSEMEKAVVEQSSNSAYTLIGTKETVKQGLEKLLEETGADEIIINSQIYDHKARVRSYEIIGELME, encoded by the coding sequence ATGCCAAACAAAACATTTAACAATATTCCACTGTCTGTTCTGGATCTTGCCCCCGTCCTGGAAGGCTTCACTCCGGAACAGTCATTTAAGAACAGCGTCGATTTAGCGCAGAACACAGAAAAATTCGGTTTCAACCGGTACTGGCTGGCCGAGCACCATAATATGCCGGGAATCGCCAGTTCGGCCACATCTTTACTGATTGGACACATCGCCGGTGCGACCAATGAGATGCGTGTCGGCTCAGGCGGTGTCATGCTGCCAAACCATGCTTCACTCATTATCGCCGAACAGTTTGGTACACTGGAAACATTGTATCCGGGCCGCATCGACCTTGGACTTGGCCGTGCACCAGGCACCGATCAGGCGACCGCTTATGCGCTTAGACGCACGTTGAATCAGCGCGTTGAGGATTATCCGATGCAAGTGGAGGAACTGGAAAATTACTTTGCCGGAACCGCGGCAGTTCATAGTGTGCCAGGCGAAGGACTCAAGATTCCGATTTGGCTGCTCGGCTCAAGCGGTTTCAGTGCCCAAATGTCAGCCCAAAAAGGCCTCCCATTCTCATTTGCCAGTCATTTTGCACCGGACAATACTGTAGCGGCGATGAATATGTATCGCGAGAATTTCACACCATCCGACTTAATGGATAAGCCTTATGCGATGATTGGTGTCAATGTGATTGCTGCCGACACAGAAGATGAAGCCAAATATTTGGCCACAACCCAGCAGGAGCAGACTCTCAGCATCCGCCGCGGAACGCCGGAGAAACTGCAGCCGCCGATCGAGAACCCTGATGAAGCCTGGTCAGAAATGGAAAAGGCGGTCGTGGAACAGTCAAGCAACTCGGCATACACGCTGATCGGCACCAAAGAAACGGTAAAGCAGGGACTGGAAAAGCTGCTTGAAGAAACAGGAGCTGACGAAATAATCATCAACTCACAGATTTATGACCATAAAGCCCGCGTCCGCTCGTATGAGATTATCGGCGAGCTAATGGAATAG
- a CDS encoding ParM/StbA family protein: MKDSRIAAVDVGNDAVKANFGKMENAYYIPNVIARDMEDRPVIGIEDLDEKDPLDNLHIKVHSPALEENNAVYRVGTLATKTNNSTELDQGSSKSEEDQTLIMLFASIALDSVSSNSFKKGKNDTIDANYTLGTGLPLREVKEGKDVGYRSQLLGNVHQVEFLVTPQYQGIKVNIKFDEVKVYPEGFAAYVNLIMDNNLNVINKELIDKQILIQDIGGLSTDIAVIRNRTVDDDKAQGFPLGVAESLEEIREEIRTRHGVELDSRRDVVDIITRKNDRHHIMVKGSRTNIHDITDRILVELAKKEYRNLRNVWQKNSQSEICYFVGGGSAVLKDYIKSLNNKLDGFNIDFFEDEEESIWMMANAYYKLIMDYVNKNTPAEAKEKATTEKK, translated from the coding sequence ATGAAAGATTCAAGAATTGCAGCTGTTGATGTGGGAAATGATGCTGTTAAGGCGAACTTTGGAAAAATGGAGAACGCGTATTACATACCAAATGTCATTGCGCGTGACATGGAGGACAGGCCGGTCATCGGTATCGAAGACCTCGATGAAAAAGACCCGCTTGATAATTTGCATATAAAGGTGCACTCCCCTGCTCTGGAAGAAAACAATGCGGTCTACCGTGTTGGAACCTTGGCAACGAAAACAAATAATTCAACTGAGCTTGATCAGGGCAGCAGCAAATCCGAGGAAGATCAGACATTGATCATGCTGTTTGCTTCAATTGCCTTGGATTCTGTTAGCAGCAATTCGTTTAAGAAAGGCAAAAACGACACGATTGATGCTAACTACACGTTAGGTACCGGACTTCCGCTCAGAGAAGTGAAAGAAGGAAAAGATGTCGGCTATCGTTCCCAGCTGCTCGGAAATGTCCACCAGGTAGAATTTTTGGTGACACCGCAATACCAGGGCATCAAAGTCAACATTAAGTTTGATGAAGTGAAAGTATACCCGGAAGGATTTGCGGCGTACGTCAATTTGATTATGGATAATAATTTGAACGTGATTAATAAGGAATTGATTGATAAACAAATACTGATTCAGGACATCGGCGGTCTTTCAACCGATATCGCCGTTATCCGCAACAGAACGGTGGATGATGATAAGGCACAGGGCTTTCCGCTTGGCGTTGCCGAGTCTCTTGAGGAGATTCGCGAAGAAATCCGGACAAGGCATGGGGTTGAACTGGACAGCCGGCGTGATGTCGTTGATATTATCACCCGTAAAAATGACCGCCATCATATCATGGTAAAAGGCAGCCGGACGAATATCCATGACATTACTGATCGGATTTTAGTGGAATTGGCAAAGAAAGAATACCGGAATCTCCGTAATGTCTGGCAAAAGAATTCCCAATCGGAAATCTGCTACTTTGTCGGCGGCGGTTCTGCTGTATTGAAAGATTACATCAAATCGCTGAACAATAAACTGGACGGGTTTAATATTGATTTCTTTGAAGATGAAGAGGAAAGTATTTGGATGATGGCCAACGCGTATTACAAATTGATCATGGATTACGTTAATAAAAATACGCCGGCTGAGGCAAAGGAAAAAGCCACAACAGAAAAAAAGTAG
- a CDS encoding ribonucleoside-diphosphate reductase subunit alpha, with amino-acid sequence MTLTATDELVSIIETATEGLNVDKEAFLEKAYKKDASFDKNHLIKLALENIDETAPDWTFVAASLYLQTLYEQAATNRGYDFSRQYGDFHSLITTLTDKGIYSDHLLKKYNSYEIDNFGKIIEPKRDLLFNYLGLYNLATRYLAADHHKNTYELPQERWMIIAMHLMQDETPEYRGQYVVEAYWALSNLYMTVATPTLTNAGKTHGQLSSCFIDTVDDSLQSIYDSNTDIAKLSKNGGGIGVYMGKIRSRGSSIKGYKGMSSGVVPWIKQLNNTAVSVDQLGTRKGAIAIYLDVWHADIEAFLDLKLNNGDERLRAHDIFTGVSLPDYFMEQVEKRGDWYLFDPHEVREVMGYSLEEFYDEEKGAGSFRERYLECVESDELTKHVIPAIDIMKRIMKSQLESGTPFMFYRDEVNRQNNNPHEGMIYCSNLCTEITQNQSPTEFLEELTEADGTIVKKYKPGDYVVCNLSSINLGRAVPEQVLERLISIQVRMLDNAIGINTLPLKQTQLTNQKYRAIGLGTFGWHHLLAKENIAWESEESVDFADKLYEKVAYLTIKTSMELSREKGSYPAFTGSKWQTGQYFTDKGYTGDKWEALKQDVAEYGIRNGYLMAVAPNSSTSMIAGSTASIDPVFKPFYFEEKKDFKIAVTAPELDHHTYGIYRRSAYILDQRWSVRQNAARQRHIDQSISFNIYVPNTIKASVLLDLHLQAWKEGLKTTYYVRSTANDVEECEWCES; translated from the coding sequence ATGACATTGACAGCAACTGACGAACTCGTCTCAATCATTGAAACGGCAACAGAAGGACTGAATGTGGATAAGGAAGCATTTTTGGAAAAAGCATATAAAAAAGATGCTTCATTCGATAAGAATCACTTAATAAAACTGGCACTGGAAAACATTGATGAGACGGCACCTGACTGGACATTTGTGGCTGCAAGTCTGTATCTGCAGACATTATATGAACAGGCAGCAACCAATAGAGGTTATGATTTCAGCCGCCAATACGGTGACTTTCATTCGCTCATTACGACATTGACCGATAAAGGCATTTATTCAGATCACCTTCTGAAAAAATATAACAGCTATGAAATTGACAACTTCGGCAAGATCATTGAGCCAAAGCGGGATTTATTGTTCAACTACCTTGGTCTGTATAACCTGGCAACTCGATATCTGGCCGCCGACCACCATAAAAATACTTATGAATTGCCGCAGGAACGCTGGATGATCATTGCGATGCATCTGATGCAAGATGAGACGCCTGAATATCGCGGCCAATACGTCGTGGAAGCGTATTGGGCACTCAGCAATCTGTACATGACAGTTGCTACACCAACACTTACCAATGCGGGTAAAACACACGGCCAGCTATCGAGCTGCTTCATCGATACCGTTGATGACAGCCTGCAGTCGATTTATGACAGTAATACCGACATTGCCAAACTATCGAAAAATGGCGGCGGCATCGGTGTTTACATGGGTAAAATCCGCAGCCGCGGCAGCTCGATTAAAGGCTATAAAGGTATGTCGAGCGGTGTCGTTCCATGGATTAAACAGTTGAACAACACAGCTGTCAGTGTCGATCAGCTCGGGACGCGAAAAGGTGCGATTGCCATTTACCTTGACGTCTGGCACGCCGATATTGAAGCGTTTCTTGATTTGAAGCTGAATAACGGTGATGAGCGGCTCCGCGCACACGATATTTTCACAGGTGTCTCTCTGCCGGATTATTTTATGGAACAGGTGGAAAAGCGCGGAGACTGGTACTTGTTTGACCCACATGAAGTTCGCGAGGTGATGGGCTATTCGCTTGAGGAGTTCTATGATGAAGAGAAAGGTGCAGGTTCTTTTCGCGAGCGCTATTTGGAATGTGTTGAATCAGATGAACTTACGAAACATGTCATACCGGCAATCGATATTATGAAGCGGATTATGAAATCACAGCTCGAATCCGGCACACCATTCATGTTTTACCGTGATGAGGTGAACCGTCAGAACAATAATCCGCATGAAGGTATGATCTATTGTTCGAACCTTTGCACAGAAATCACGCAGAACCAGTCACCGACGGAATTTTTGGAAGAACTGACTGAAGCGGATGGAACGATTGTGAAAAAATATAAACCCGGTGACTATGTTGTCTGCAACTTGAGTTCCATCAACCTTGGACGGGCTGTTCCGGAGCAGGTTCTGGAGCGTCTGATCAGCATTCAGGTCCGAATGCTCGATAATGCGATTGGCATAAACACACTGCCGCTGAAGCAAACACAATTAACGAACCAGAAATACCGCGCTATTGGTCTGGGAACATTCGGCTGGCACCATCTGCTGGCAAAAGAGAATATCGCCTGGGAGTCTGAGGAGTCAGTTGATTTCGCCGACAAGCTGTATGAAAAAGTTGCCTATTTAACGATTAAGACCAGTATGGAGCTGAGCAGAGAAAAGGGAAGCTATCCGGCATTCACCGGCAGCAAATGGCAGACAGGGCAGTATTTTACCGATAAAGGTTATACCGGTGATAAGTGGGAGGCACTCAAGCAGGATGTCGCTGAGTACGGTATCCGCAACGGCTATCTAATGGCTGTTGCGCCAAATTCATCAACATCGATGATTGCCGGTTCCACAGCGAGTATCGATCCGGTATTCAAACCATTCTATTTTGAAGAAAAGAAGGATTTCAAAATTGCTGTGACCGCACCCGAGCTTGATCATCACACGTACGGAATTTACCGCCGGTCGGCATATATTCTCGATCAGCGCTGGTCGGTCAGACAGAATGCGGCACGGCAGCGACATATTGACCAGAGCATTTCATTCAATATTTATGTGCCGAACACGATTAAGGCTTCCGTGCTCCTTGATCTGCACCTGCAGGCATGGAAAGAAGGGCTTAAAACAACGTATTATGTCCGGTCAACGGCTAATGATGTCGAAGAATGTGAGTGGTGTGAAAGTTGA